The following proteins are co-located in the Salinigranum halophilum genome:
- a CDS encoding rhomboid family intramembrane serine protease — protein sequence MESAGDAASLHARFASWRATRPATTTLVGVLTTTFVVQSLVWWLFGFPTMAFWFAASADPSPGWLLAPLGHQSVGHLLGNLLFLVVFGSLAEADLSAPTWYWLFASSALAGTAAQVWSYLLMGVEGGAVGASAGVVALVAFVAVRTIRDGPAARSAGVYAVGLAGGIGMVSLLFTDFVLTAGAGSAEYAHLIGVVVGGFAGLYVRG from the coding sequence ATGGAGTCGGCGGGGGACGCGGCCAGCCTGCACGCGCGATTCGCCTCCTGGCGAGCGACGCGTCCGGCGACGACCACGCTCGTCGGCGTCCTCACGACGACGTTCGTCGTCCAGTCGCTCGTCTGGTGGCTGTTCGGTTTCCCGACGATGGCGTTCTGGTTCGCCGCGAGCGCGGACCCCTCGCCGGGGTGGCTCCTCGCACCTCTCGGGCATCAGTCGGTCGGCCACCTCCTCGGGAATCTGCTCTTCCTCGTCGTGTTCGGCTCACTCGCCGAGGCCGACCTGTCGGCGCCGACCTGGTACTGGCTCTTCGCCAGTAGCGCGCTCGCAGGCACCGCCGCACAGGTGTGGAGCTACCTCTTGATGGGCGTCGAAGGCGGCGCGGTCGGGGCGAGCGCGGGCGTCGTCGCACTGGTCGCGTTCGTCGCCGTCCGGACCATTCGTGACGGACCGGCGGCGCGGTCGGCGGGGGTGTACGCCGTCGGCCTCGCCGGCGGCATCGGCATGGTCTCGCTGCTGTTCACCGACTTCGTACTGACTGCCGGGGCAGGGTCGGCCGAGTACGCACACCTCATCGGAGTGGTGGTCGGCGGCTTCGCCGGGCTCTACGTCCGCGGGTGA
- a CDS encoding biotin--[acetyl-CoA-carboxylase] ligase codes for MNETRRALLDELSSGAVSGPALAERLGVSRAAVWKQVEALRDEGFVVESTDAGYVVAEVPEFGAGAVEYGLDAGYTIEYHDTIGSTNDRGRDLAKAGERDVVVLADEQTGSRGRLRRAWTAPSGGVWLSIVFRPECPPAHAPIYTLAAAVATTRAAREAGVDASIKWPNDVLVSDDTTERGGRKLAGILTEMEGEANRVSWILVGIGVNANVDGALLPAGATSVREEAGDVERRLFVQRLLETFDDLRGDPDTILDAWRDHADTLGRRVRVELTNETIEGEAVDVEFPGALVVRTERGERVIHTGDCEHLRPVGE; via the coding sequence ATGAACGAGACACGCCGCGCGTTGCTCGACGAGTTATCGTCCGGTGCCGTCTCCGGTCCGGCACTGGCCGAGCGCCTCGGCGTCTCGCGGGCGGCCGTCTGGAAGCAGGTCGAAGCACTCCGTGACGAGGGGTTCGTCGTCGAGTCGACCGACGCGGGCTACGTCGTCGCGGAGGTGCCGGAGTTCGGCGCGGGTGCCGTCGAGTACGGGCTCGACGCTGGCTACACCATCGAGTATCACGACACCATCGGGAGCACGAACGACCGCGGACGCGACCTCGCGAAGGCGGGCGAGCGGGACGTCGTCGTGCTCGCGGACGAGCAGACGGGGAGTCGAGGCCGGCTCCGTCGGGCGTGGACCGCACCCTCGGGGGGCGTCTGGCTGAGTATCGTCTTCCGGCCCGAGTGTCCGCCGGCGCACGCCCCAATCTACACTCTCGCGGCCGCCGTCGCGACGACGCGAGCGGCGCGCGAGGCAGGCGTCGACGCGTCGATCAAGTGGCCGAACGACGTCCTCGTGAGCGACGACACCACGGAACGCGGCGGCCGCAAACTGGCGGGTATCCTCACCGAGATGGAGGGCGAGGCGAACCGCGTCTCGTGGATTCTCGTCGGCATCGGCGTCAACGCGAACGTCGACGGGGCGCTCCTCCCGGCGGGCGCGACGAGCGTCCGCGAGGAGGCGGGCGACGTCGAGCGACGGCTGTTCGTCCAGCGCCTCCTCGAGACCTTCGACGACCTCCGCGGCGACCCCGACACGATTCTCGACGCGTGGCGAGACCACGCCGACACGCTCGGCCGTCGGGTCCGCGTCGAGCTGACGAACGAGACCATCGAGGGCGAAGCCGTCGACGTCGAGTTCCCCGGTGCGCTCGTCGTCCGGACCGAGCGTGGTGAGCGAGTGATTCACACGGGCGACTGCGAGCATCTGCGTCCCGTCGGCGAGTGA
- a CDS encoding PAS domain S-box protein: MDDDSPVTSEATSLVDAVADVVAVFDESGRLIEWNRTLREATGYTDEVLSSLPTGRLFDAPERVVEHVADTLETGETRFDATLVAADGTRLEVEFTATTWASPGGEGSDESSAVVCVGRDVTDRTGDRGFTHHRTVLESLPDAVYAIESDGTIVYVNEAYAAMKGVSRGELLGTDVDEWVTDETVDAADDLRAELAHGGRDVAAIEYEFVTGGGERFPAELRFGRVTAGDGDLGRVGTIRDVTDRVERERQLQRQNERLDEFASIVSHDLRNPLNVAEGWLELARGEQDSDQLAAVAGAHDRMRSLVDDLLALARHGRADLDPTAVSLPGLAERCWEAVATPEATLAVETDTTVRAVESQLRRLLENLFRNAVEHGSPDVTVTVGELSDGFFIVDDGPGIPPEQRDVVFDSGFSTSPDGTGFGLRIVREVAEAHGWTVRVVDDADGARFEVRGVAAV; encoded by the coding sequence GTGGACGACGATTCCCCAGTCACGTCGGAGGCCACGTCGCTCGTCGACGCCGTCGCCGACGTCGTCGCGGTGTTCGACGAGTCGGGGCGGCTCATCGAGTGGAATCGCACACTACGAGAGGCGACAGGCTACACCGACGAGGTGCTGTCGTCGCTCCCGACGGGGCGTCTGTTCGACGCACCCGAGCGGGTCGTCGAACACGTCGCCGACACCCTCGAGACGGGCGAGACACGGTTCGACGCGACGCTCGTCGCCGCCGACGGCACCCGCCTCGAAGTCGAGTTCACGGCGACGACGTGGGCCTCACCGGGCGGGGAGGGGTCCGACGAGTCGAGTGCCGTCGTCTGTGTCGGCCGCGACGTCACCGACCGTACCGGTGACAGGGGGTTCACACACCACCGAACCGTGCTCGAGTCGCTCCCGGACGCCGTCTACGCCATCGAATCGGACGGGACTATCGTGTACGTCAACGAGGCGTACGCCGCGATGAAGGGCGTCTCTCGGGGTGAACTGCTCGGGACTGACGTCGACGAGTGGGTGACGGACGAGACGGTCGACGCGGCCGACGACCTGCGGGCAGAACTCGCTCACGGAGGGCGCGACGTCGCGGCCATCGAGTACGAGTTCGTGACGGGGGGCGGCGAGCGCTTCCCCGCCGAACTCCGGTTCGGGCGGGTCACCGCCGGTGACGGCGACCTCGGACGGGTCGGGACGATTCGCGACGTCACCGACCGGGTCGAACGCGAACGACAGCTCCAGCGGCAGAACGAGCGACTCGACGAGTTCGCGTCCATCGTCAGCCACGACCTCCGGAACCCGCTGAACGTCGCGGAGGGGTGGCTCGAACTGGCTCGGGGCGAACAGGACAGCGACCAGCTCGCGGCCGTCGCGGGCGCGCACGACCGGATGCGGTCGCTCGTCGACGACCTGCTCGCGCTGGCGCGGCACGGCCGGGCCGACCTCGACCCGACAGCGGTGTCGCTTCCGGGACTCGCCGAACGCTGCTGGGAGGCGGTCGCGACGCCGGAGGCGACGCTCGCTGTCGAGACCGACACGACGGTGCGCGCCGTCGAGAGCCAGCTTCGACGCCTCCTGGAGAACCTGTTCCGCAACGCCGTCGAACACGGGTCTCCCGACGTCACGGTCACCGTCGGTGAGCTCTCGGACGGGTTCTTCATCGTCGACGACGGGCCGGGAATCCCCCCGGAGCAACGGGACGTGGTGTTCGACTCCGGCTTCTCGACGAGCCCTGACGGAACCGGGTTCGGACTGCGCATCGTCCGCGAAGTCGCGGAGGCGCACGGCTGGACGGTACGCGTGGTCGACGACGCCGACGGCGCACGGTTCGAGGTCCGCGGCGTCGCCGCGGTGTGA
- a CDS encoding amidohydrolase family protein — MHVEGTLLVGRDFDPVEGRVVVEDGRVEAVERVETDSTDIICPAFVNAHTHIGDSIAKEAGTGLSLDELVAPPDGLKHRLLRAASQDEKVAAMRRSLRFMEATGTAACVEFREGGVPGVEAFERARNGLDIDAVVLGRETTAAMDASDGFGASGARDGDFAELRASTREAGKLFGIHAGERDPDDVDAAIDLDPDFLVHMVHATADQLDRVAAEGVPIAVCPRSNLVTNVGVPPIRRLGEATTVALGTDNVMLNSPSMFREMEFAAKLSDVSAEAVLRMATVNGAELAGLDHGLVEEGAPAKLLVLDGDSDNLAGARDPVRAVVRRAGQADVKRVLR, encoded by the coding sequence ATGCACGTAGAGGGGACACTCCTCGTCGGTCGCGACTTCGACCCGGTCGAGGGACGGGTCGTCGTCGAGGACGGCCGCGTCGAGGCAGTCGAGCGCGTCGAGACCGACTCGACGGACATCATCTGCCCGGCGTTCGTCAACGCCCACACGCACATCGGCGACTCCATCGCCAAGGAGGCGGGCACGGGGCTCTCGCTCGACGAACTCGTCGCACCGCCGGACGGACTCAAACACCGCCTCCTCCGGGCGGCGTCCCAGGACGAGAAGGTCGCCGCGATGCGGCGCTCGCTGCGGTTCATGGAGGCGACGGGGACCGCCGCGTGTGTCGAGTTCCGCGAGGGGGGCGTCCCCGGCGTCGAGGCGTTCGAGCGCGCCCGCAACGGCCTCGACATCGACGCCGTCGTCCTCGGCCGCGAGACCACAGCAGCGATGGACGCGAGCGACGGCTTCGGGGCGAGCGGGGCCCGCGACGGCGACTTCGCCGAGCTGAGAGCATCGACTCGCGAGGCGGGCAAACTGTTCGGCATTCACGCCGGCGAGCGCGACCCCGACGACGTCGACGCCGCCATCGACCTCGACCCCGACTTCCTCGTCCACATGGTCCACGCGACGGCCGACCAACTCGACCGCGTCGCCGCCGAGGGAGTTCCCATCGCGGTCTGTCCGCGCTCGAACCTCGTCACGAACGTCGGTGTGCCGCCGATTCGTCGCCTCGGAGAGGCGACGACCGTCGCGCTCGGGACGGACAACGTGATGCTCAACTCCCCGTCGATGTTCCGCGAGATGGAGTTCGCGGCGAAGCTCTCCGACGTGAGCGCCGAGGCGGTCCTCCGGATGGCGACGGTCAACGGGGCCGAGTTGGCGGGTCTCGACCACGGCCTCGTCGAGGAGGGCGCGCCGGCGAAACTGCTCGTCCTCGATGGCGACTCCGACAACCTCGCCGGCGCGCGCGACCCCGTCCGCGCGGTGGTCCGGCGAGCGGGACAGGCCGACGTGAAGCGTGTGCTCCGTTGA
- a CDS encoding acetyl-CoA carboxylase biotin carboxylase subunit, whose translation MFSKVLVANRGEIAVRVMRACEELGVRTVAVYSDADKHAGHVRYADEAYNVGPARAADSYLDHEAVIEAARKAGADAIHPGYGFLAENAAFARKVEETEMVWVGPSADAMERLGEKTQARKVMNEAGVPIVPGTTDPVDDPAEVHDFGEEYGYPIAIKAEGGGGGRGMKIVHDPDDAEEKLQSAKREGEAYFDNPSVYLERYLEKPRHIEVQILADRHGNVRHLGERDCSLQRRHQKVIEEGPSPALTDELREKIGEAARRGADAADYYNAGTFEFLVEEEPRGDGELLGPDANFYFLEVNTRIQVEHTVTEEITGIDIVKWQLRVAADEELGFAQEDVEIDGHAIEYRINAENPANEFAPAPGGSFETYDPPGGIGVRLDDAIRQGDDLVTDYDSMVAKLVVHASDREECLARSERALREYEIEGFHTIIPFHRLMLSDEAFMKGTHTTKYLDEEMDRSRIEAAVERWGPSASSDDADDEEVTEREFTVEVNGKRFQVSLEERGAPAIELPSGGGNSGRSRPDVATDEDTGGAVAADGEQVAAEMQGTILSVEVEAGDEVESGDVVCVLEAMKMENDVTAQAGGTVSQVLVGEGDSVDMGDVLIVIE comes from the coding sequence ATGTTCAGTAAGGTACTGGTGGCGAACCGCGGAGAAATCGCGGTTCGGGTGATGCGGGCCTGTGAGGAGCTCGGCGTCCGGACGGTCGCCGTCTACAGCGACGCGGACAAACACGCGGGACACGTCCGGTACGCGGACGAGGCGTACAACGTCGGCCCCGCCCGCGCGGCCGACTCGTACCTCGACCACGAGGCCGTCATCGAGGCCGCACGGAAGGCGGGCGCGGACGCCATCCATCCGGGCTACGGCTTCCTCGCGGAGAACGCGGCGTTCGCGCGGAAGGTCGAGGAGACCGAGATGGTGTGGGTTGGCCCGTCGGCCGACGCGATGGAGCGACTGGGCGAGAAGACGCAGGCGAGGAAAGTGATGAACGAGGCCGGCGTCCCCATCGTCCCCGGGACGACCGACCCCGTCGACGACCCCGCCGAGGTCCACGACTTCGGCGAGGAGTACGGCTACCCCATCGCCATCAAGGCCGAGGGGGGTGGCGGCGGGCGTGGGATGAAAATCGTCCACGACCCCGACGACGCCGAAGAGAAACTACAGAGCGCCAAACGCGAGGGTGAGGCGTACTTCGACAACCCGTCGGTGTATCTGGAGCGGTACCTCGAAAAGCCCCGGCACATCGAGGTCCAGATTCTCGCCGACCGCCACGGCAACGTCCGTCACCTCGGCGAGCGGGACTGCTCGCTCCAGCGCCGACACCAGAAGGTCATCGAGGAGGGCCCCAGTCCCGCACTCACCGACGAACTGCGGGAGAAGATAGGTGAGGCCGCCCGCCGCGGTGCCGACGCCGCCGACTACTACAACGCCGGCACGTTCGAGTTCCTCGTCGAAGAGGAGCCGCGAGGTGACGGCGAACTCCTCGGACCGGACGCGAACTTCTACTTCCTCGAGGTGAACACGCGAATCCAGGTCGAACACACCGTCACCGAGGAGATCACGGGCATCGACATCGTCAAGTGGCAGCTCCGGGTCGCCGCCGACGAGGAACTCGGCTTCGCACAGGAGGACGTCGAGATAGACGGTCACGCCATCGAGTACCGAATCAACGCCGAGAACCCCGCCAACGAGTTCGCCCCGGCACCGGGCGGGAGCTTCGAGACGTACGACCCGCCGGGCGGCATCGGTGTCCGACTCGACGACGCCATCCGGCAGGGCGACGACCTCGTGACGGACTACGACTCGATGGTCGCGAAGCTCGTCGTCCACGCGAGCGACCGTGAGGAGTGTCTGGCGCGCTCGGAACGCGCGCTCCGCGAGTACGAGATCGAGGGCTTTCACACCATTATCCCGTTCCACCGGCTGATGCTCTCCGACGAGGCGTTCATGAAGGGAACGCACACGACGAAGTATCTCGACGAGGAGATGGACCGCTCGCGCATCGAGGCGGCCGTCGAGCGCTGGGGACCGAGCGCGTCGTCGGACGACGCGGACGACGAAGAGGTCACCGAACGGGAGTTCACCGTCGAGGTCAACGGCAAGCGGTTCCAGGTGTCGCTCGAAGAGCGCGGTGCCCCCGCCATCGAACTCCCCTCCGGCGGTGGAAACAGCGGCCGCAGCCGCCCCGACGTCGCCACGGACGAAGACACCGGCGGCGCGGTCGCGGCCGACGGCGAGCAGGTCGCCGCGGAGATGCAGGGGACCATCCTCTCCGTCGAGGTCGAAGCCGGCGACGAGGTGGAGAGCGGTGACGTCGTCTGCGTCCTCGAGGCGATGAAGATGGAGAACGACGTCACCGCCCAGGCCGGTGGCACGGTCTCGCAGGTCCTCGTCGGCGAGGGCGACTCCGTCGACATGGGCGACGTGCTCATCGTCATCGAGTAA
- a CDS encoding VOC family protein, with translation MAPFIHLCLNVTDADESQAFYEQFGFEYSRSFELAGAENRYVVDENGIELQLKDDPKVDEVDVGDAWDHLALDVDSVDEELEHIEHYGIVNGPMDVEQAGARVVFFEDPDGHVVELVESLD, from the coding sequence ATGGCACCGTTCATCCACCTGTGTCTGAACGTGACGGACGCCGACGAGAGCCAGGCCTTTTACGAGCAGTTCGGCTTCGAGTACTCGCGCTCGTTCGAACTCGCGGGTGCCGAGAACCGCTACGTCGTCGACGAGAACGGCATCGAACTGCAACTGAAGGACGACCCCAAGGTCGACGAGGTCGACGTCGGCGACGCGTGGGACCACCTCGCGCTCGACGTCGACTCCGTCGACGAGGAACTGGAGCACATCGAACACTACGGCATCGTCAACGGTCCGATGGACGTCGAGCAGGCGGGTGCGCGTGTCGTCTTCTTCGAAGACCCCGACGGACACGTCGTCGAGCTCGTCGAGTCGCTCGACTGA
- a CDS encoding FAD-binding and (Fe-S)-binding domain-containing protein: protein MAVDDPTQEPSPETSAATLGHDRPDVEEYRALASDLRDAIDGGVEFDEYAQVLYATDGSIYGARPAGVVFPTDVEDVQRAVDVATSHGVPVLPRGAGSSLAGQAVGPGCVVLDLSRHLDSVLDIDPDARRATVQPGVVQDHFDAELEPYGLKFAPDPASAARATVGGGIGNNSTGAHSVRYGITDAYTEELKVVLADGSLVHTREVVIDSDEYDEIVEQGDLESHIYRTVRGVVEDNEAEIEARYPTLKRCVSGYNLHKVVYENEAGERCINLSKLLVGAEGTLGVVVEATVSLVTRPEETALVLYCFDDLVDAMRAVPEALDYGASAVELMDDEVFDLAAESTEYAQYVEQIPAGTKAALMLEFDSELHGDFEGAIAETNDHFLDEGADLLGEVRTRDHQTDGGATAGQAPTPAAATAFAAIEAYTPEAQGRIWKLRKAAIPLLMSMEGDPKPYPFIEDASVPPEELAEYVQQFERVLEENGTSAAYFAHAGVGTLHIRPILSLKESQGIETMHAIADGVTDLVLEHHGAFSGEHGDGLARTEFNPKMYGEQLWTSFKQVKTAFDPDWLMNPGKVVFRDDDPTDMREHLRYGAEYSTIEPQTALDFSDEGGFSHLVELCNGCGTCRQTTSDVMCPTYRASKEEIQTTRGRANMLRAAISGDLPEEELYSDRFQEEVLDLCVGCKGCKSDCPTGVDMAKLKTEVKHQYHQREGSSRREKLFADIDAWSRLGSTLAPVSNWATKLPGARTLMESLVGIARDRELPTFTRETLVDWFEARGGPRVPEADAEHRVLLFPDTYTNYSYPEPGKAAVRVLEAAGVHVQVPTDLEPSGRASYSKGFLDTARERAAANVDRLQRRVDEGFAVVFVEPSDAVMFQDEYRDLLSGPAVERVSDAAYGVCEYLDVHHLDGELETPAPESMETLTYHGHCNQKATNKDHHAVGLLRRVGYRVDPLDSGCCGMAGSFGYEAEHFALSKAIGRILFDQVDASEGEQVTAPGASCRSQLGDREAAAENPPHPIEFVARALD from the coding sequence ATGGCTGTCGACGACCCGACACAGGAGCCGTCGCCGGAGACTTCGGCGGCGACACTCGGGCACGACCGTCCGGACGTCGAGGAGTATCGCGCGCTCGCGAGCGACCTGCGCGATGCCATCGACGGCGGCGTCGAGTTCGACGAGTACGCACAGGTGCTGTACGCCACCGACGGGAGTATCTACGGAGCACGCCCCGCCGGGGTGGTGTTCCCGACCGACGTCGAGGACGTCCAGCGCGCCGTCGACGTCGCGACGAGTCACGGCGTACCCGTCCTCCCTCGCGGTGCTGGCTCCTCGCTCGCGGGGCAGGCCGTCGGCCCGGGCTGTGTCGTCCTCGACCTCTCCCGACACCTCGATTCGGTCCTCGATATCGACCCCGACGCGCGACGCGCGACGGTCCAACCAGGCGTCGTGCAGGACCACTTCGACGCCGAACTCGAGCCGTACGGGCTGAAGTTCGCCCCCGACCCCGCGTCGGCGGCCCGTGCGACCGTCGGCGGCGGCATCGGCAACAACTCCACCGGGGCCCACTCAGTACGGTACGGCATCACCGACGCGTACACGGAGGAGCTGAAGGTCGTCCTCGCGGACGGTTCGCTCGTCCACACCCGTGAGGTCGTCATCGACTCCGACGAGTACGACGAAATCGTCGAACAGGGCGACCTCGAGTCACACATCTATCGCACCGTCAGGGGCGTCGTCGAGGACAACGAGGCGGAAATCGAGGCGCGGTACCCCACCTTGAAGCGCTGTGTCTCGGGCTACAACCTCCACAAGGTCGTCTACGAGAACGAGGCGGGCGAACGCTGTATCAACCTCTCGAAACTCCTCGTCGGAGCGGAGGGGACGCTGGGCGTCGTCGTCGAGGCGACGGTGAGCCTCGTCACCCGTCCCGAGGAGACGGCGCTCGTCCTCTACTGCTTCGACGACCTCGTCGACGCGATGCGGGCGGTCCCCGAGGCGCTCGACTACGGCGCCTCGGCGGTGGAGTTGATGGACGACGAGGTGTTCGACCTCGCCGCGGAGTCGACCGAGTACGCACAGTACGTCGAGCAGATTCCGGCGGGGACGAAGGCGGCGCTCATGCTGGAGTTCGACTCCGAACTCCACGGCGACTTCGAGGGGGCCATCGCCGAGACGAACGACCACTTCCTCGACGAGGGAGCCGACCTGTTGGGTGAGGTGCGCACACGAGACCACCAGACCGACGGCGGGGCGACCGCCGGGCAGGCACCGACACCCGCGGCGGCCACCGCCTTTGCGGCCATCGAGGCGTACACGCCCGAGGCGCAGGGCCGAATCTGGAAGCTCCGGAAGGCGGCGATTCCCCTCTTGATGTCGATGGAGGGTGACCCCAAACCGTACCCCTTCATCGAGGACGCCTCCGTGCCGCCCGAAGAACTCGCCGAGTACGTCCAGCAGTTCGAACGGGTGCTCGAAGAGAACGGGACGTCGGCGGCGTACTTCGCACACGCCGGCGTCGGAACGCTCCACATCAGGCCCATCCTCTCGCTCAAAGAATCCCAGGGCATCGAGACGATGCACGCCATCGCCGACGGCGTGACCGACCTCGTCCTCGAACACCACGGCGCGTTCTCGGGCGAACACGGCGACGGCCTCGCGCGGACGGAGTTCAACCCCAAGATGTACGGGGAACAGCTCTGGACGTCGTTCAAACAGGTGAAGACGGCGTTCGACCCCGACTGGCTGATGAACCCCGGGAAGGTCGTCTTCCGCGACGACGACCCGACCGACATGCGCGAGCATCTCCGCTACGGCGCGGAGTACTCGACTATCGAGCCGCAGACGGCGCTCGATTTCTCCGACGAGGGCGGCTTCTCGCATCTGGTCGAACTCTGCAACGGCTGTGGCACCTGCCGACAGACCACCTCGGACGTGATGTGTCCGACCTACCGGGCGTCGAAAGAGGAGATTCAGACCACCAGGGGCCGAGCGAACATGCTCCGGGCGGCCATCAGCGGCGACCTGCCCGAGGAGGAACTGTACTCCGACCGCTTCCAGGAGGAGGTGCTGGACCTCTGTGTGGGCTGTAAAGGGTGTAAATCCGACTGTCCCACGGGAGTCGACATGGCGAAGCTCAAGACCGAGGTGAAACACCAGTACCACCAGCGCGAGGGGTCGTCGCGGCGGGAGAAGCTGTTCGCGGACATCGACGCGTGGTCGCGGCTGGGAAGCACGCTCGCGCCCGTCTCCAACTGGGCGACGAAGCTCCCGGGCGCGCGGACGCTGATGGAGTCGCTCGTCGGCATCGCTCGCGACCGAGAACTCCCGACGTTCACCCGCGAGACGCTCGTCGACTGGTTCGAGGCGCGCGGCGGGCCACGGGTTCCGGAGGCCGACGCGGAGCACCGCGTCCTCCTCTTCCCGGACACGTACACGAACTACTCCTACCCTGAACCGGGGAAGGCTGCCGTCAGGGTACTGGAGGCCGCAGGCGTCCACGTGCAGGTCCCGACCGACCTCGAACCGTCCGGGCGGGCGTCGTACTCGAAGGGCTTCCTCGACACCGCCCGCGAGCGCGCGGCGGCGAACGTCGACCGACTCCAGCGCCGGGTCGACGAGGGCTTCGCGGTCGTGTTCGTCGAACCCTCGGACGCCGTGATGTTCCAAGACGAGTACCGGGACCTGCTCTCGGGTCCGGCGGTCGAGCGTGTCTCGGACGCCGCCTATGGGGTGTGTGAGTACCTCGACGTCCACCACCTGGACGGGGAACTAGAGACGCCCGCACCCGAGTCGATGGAGACGCTCACCTACCACGGTCACTGCAACCAGAAAGCGACGAACAAGGACCACCACGCGGTCGGCCTGCTCCGGAGAGTGGGCTACCGGGTCGACCCGCTCGACTCGGGCTGCTGTGGGATGGCTGGCTCCTTCGGCTACGAGGCCGAGCACTTCGCGCTCTCGAAAGCCATCGGGCGCATCCTCTTCGACCAGGTCGACGCGAGCGAGGGCGAGCAGGTGACCGCGCCGGGTGCATCCTGTCGGTCGCAGCTGGGCGACCGCGAGGCGGCGGCGGAGAACCCCCCGCACCCGATCGAGTTCGTCGCCCGAGCGCTCGACTGA
- a CDS encoding cyclophilin-like family protein, translating to MAALSITVTDGEEEITLDDDRTDDAPETRAPLAEALPVAGEAARWGDELYVSVPVATAAENARTVVDVGTVAYWPAGEKRCPGGRRRHLRETNPGLPRR from the coding sequence GTGGCGGCCCTCTCGATTACGGTCACGGACGGGGAGGAGGAAATCACCCTCGACGACGACCGGACCGACGACGCGCCCGAGACGCGAGCACCGCTCGCCGAGGCCCTCCCCGTCGCGGGCGAGGCGGCACGGTGGGGGGACGAGCTGTACGTCTCGGTCCCCGTAGCCACTGCCGCCGAGAACGCCCGCACCGTGGTCGACGTCGGCACGGTCGCGTACTGGCCGGCCGGGGAGAAACGCTGTCCTGGGGGCCGACGCCGGCATCTGAGGGAGACGAACCCAGGGCTGCCGCGCCGGTGA
- the asd gene encoding aspartate-semialdehyde dehydrogenase, translated as MSVRVGILGATGAVGQRFIQLLDDHPTFELAALTASEDSAGKSYREAAKWRVNTPIPDDIASMTVGRTHPDDVGDDVDLLFSSLPSSVAAEVEPLFLEEGYVVSSNSSNDRMAEDVPLTIPEINPGHLDLIEIQRDERGWDGALVKNPNCSTITMVPTLAALDGFGLERVNVTTLQAVSGAGYSGVTSMEIIDNALPHIGGEESKMETESRKLLGSFDGAALELHGMDVAASCNRIPTLDGHLENVFADLADDPSVDDVARAMREFPGVDLPSAPDQLIHVFDDPSRPQPRLDRDREDGMAVCAGGIQQTTNGVKYNCLAHNTVRGAAGASVLNGELLVEEGWV; from the coding sequence ATGAGTGTACGAGTCGGAATCCTCGGTGCAACCGGTGCCGTCGGCCAGCGATTCATCCAGCTTCTCGACGACCACCCGACCTTCGAACTGGCGGCGCTGACCGCGAGCGAGGACTCCGCGGGCAAGTCGTACCGTGAGGCAGCGAAGTGGCGCGTCAACACCCCGATTCCCGACGACATCGCGTCGATGACCGTCGGCCGGACCCACCCGGACGACGTCGGCGACGACGTCGACCTGCTCTTCTCCTCGCTCCCCTCTTCGGTGGCCGCCGAGGTCGAACCGCTCTTTCTCGAGGAGGGCTACGTCGTCTCGTCGAACTCCTCGAACGACCGGATGGCCGAAGACGTCCCCCTCACCATCCCCGAAATCAACCCGGGCCACCTGGACCTCATCGAGATTCAGCGCGACGAGCGTGGCTGGGACGGCGCGCTCGTGAAGAACCCCAACTGTTCGACCATCACGATGGTGCCGACGCTGGCCGCGCTCGACGGGTTCGGTCTCGAGCGTGTCAACGTCACGACGCTCCAGGCGGTCTCCGGCGCGGGCTACTCCGGCGTGACCTCGATGGAGATCATCGACAACGCCCTCCCGCACATCGGCGGCGAGGAGTCGAAGATGGAGACCGAGTCACGGAAGCTCCTCGGCTCGTTCGACGGTGCGGCGCTCGAACTCCACGGCATGGACGTCGCCGCCTCCTGTAACCGCATTCCGACGCTCGACGGCCACCTCGAGAACGTCTTCGCCGACCTCGCCGACGACCCGTCCGTCGACGACGTCGCCCGGGCGATGCGGGAGTTCCCCGGCGTCGACCTGCCCAGCGCGCCCGACCAGCTCATCCACGTCTTCGACGACCCCTCGCGCCCCCAGCCGCGTCTCGACCGCGACCGCGAGGACGGCATGGCCGTCTGTGCCGGCGGTATCCAACAGACGACGAACGGCGTGAAGTACAACTGCCTCGCGCACAACACGGTCCGCGGCGCCGCGGGCGCGTCGGTCCTCAACGGCGAACTGCTCGTCGAAGAGGGCTGGGTCTGA